From Lagenorhynchus albirostris chromosome 10, mLagAlb1.1, whole genome shotgun sequence, the proteins below share one genomic window:
- the RPL10A gene encoding large ribosomal subunit protein uL1, giving the protein MSSKVSRDTLYEAVREVLHGNQRKRRKFLETVELQISLKNYDPQKDKRFSGTVRLKSTPRPKFSVCVLGDQQHCDEAKAVDIPHMDIEALKKLNKNKKLVKKLAKKYDAFLASESLIKQIPRILGPGLNKAGKFPSLLTHNENMVAKVDEVKSTIKFQMKKVLCLAVAVGHVKMTDDELVYNIHLAVNFLVSLLKKNWQNVRALYIKSTMGKPQRLY; this is encoded by the exons ATGAG CAGCAAAGTCTCCCGAGACACCCTCTATGAGGCAGTGCGGGAAGTCCTGCACGGGAACCAGCGCAAGCGCCGGAA GTTTTTGGAGACGGTGGAGCTTCAGATAAGCCTGAAGAACTATGACCCTCAGAAGGACAAACGCTTCTCGGGCACCGTCAG GCTTAAGTCCACTCCCCGCCCCAAGTTTTCCGTGTGTGTTCTGGGGGACCAGCAGCACTGTGATGAGGCCAAGGCTGTGGATATCCCCCACATGGACATCGAGGCCCTGAAGAAACTCAACAAGAATAAGAAACTGGTCAAGAAGCTGG CCAAGAAGTATGATGCCTTTTTGGCTTCAGAGTCTCTGATCAAGCAGATCCCACGAATCCTGGGCCCAGGCCTGAATAAGGCCGGCAAGTTCCCTTCCTTGCTGACCCACAATGAGAACATGGTGGCCAAAGTTGATGAAGTGAAGTCCACAATCAAGTTCCAGATGAAGAAG gtGCTGTGTCTGGCAGTGGCTGTTGGCCACGTGAAAATGACAGATGATGAGCTTGTGTACAACATCCACTTAGCTGTCAACTTCCTGGTGTCGTTGCTCAAGAAAAATTGGCAGAACGTTCGGGCTTTGTACATTAAGAGCACCATGGGCAAGCCCCAGCGCCTGTACTAA